The window GTCCAATTTGACTTGCGGTTTTATGTGGTGGCTTTGCTCTTCATTATTTTTGATGTGGAAGTGGCCTTCTTTTTTCCCTGGGCCACCGTGTTTGGCAAAGCGTCCAATCTCGCCAATCCTCAACTGCCAGTCGTCATGCAAAGCGGCGATACGTTATCGCTGACTCCCGCCGCCCAGGGTATTTTAACAGAACTGGGTGCCAACCGCTTTTCCTTGACGCCCCCCCTTGGCGGAAATTTGGCTGCCGCGACCGCGCAGATAAAGCAGTCCGCCAGCCAACTTTCGTTTTTGTCATTGTGTGATATTCTGGTCTTTTTTGCGGTTTTGATGGTGGGATTTGCCTATGTCTGGCGACTGGGCGATCTCGATTGGGTGCGGGCGGTCAGCCAAGCCCGCAAAGAGGCGGCAACCGAGCTTAGTCTAGGCAGCCGCGGGAGCGCGCGATCCATTTTGGACCGCGAGCCTGCCATTAGCCCCTAACCTTATGTTATCTTGAGGTTTGCTAGTTTTGCTGGCCGCGTCCAGAGTCCTTCGGCACCTTCCAGTTTTACCATTCCCCCGGGCCGCGCGGGAATCATTTGCGGATTCACCATCCGCCCTTAGTTTTTAACTTTGACATTGTGACTTTATGCGTGGCACAACTTTTTTTGACCGACTAAAGAATCGCTTTGGGGAGGCAATCACCGGGGCTAATTTGGACGCCATTGATCCCTGGATCGAAGTCTCCCCCGCTGGCTTGGTCCCTCTATGCCTATACCTCAAGTCCGAGCCGGATTTGCGATTTGACATGCTTAGCTGTATCACAGGAGTGGATTACTTTGAGCCCGATCCTAAAAAAGCAGCAAAAGTTACCTGGCAACCTCATCTCGAAGTGGTCTACCACCTTTGGAGCGTGCCCAATCGAGTCAGCCTGGTATTAAAGGTCATGCTGCCCCGCTGGAAGAATGACATCCCGGGAGAATTGCCAGAGTGCCCCTCGGTCAGCGGAGTTTGGGCGACCGCCGATTGGCACGAACGGGAGGTTTACGACCTGAGCGGGGTCCAATTTACCGATCATCCGAATTTGCGGCGGATTTTATGCCCCGAGGACTGGGAGGGTTACCCACTCCGTAAGGATTACGAAATGCCACTGGAGTATCATGGAATTCGGGGACGGTGATGTGCAATGAAGAATTAAAAATGAAGAATGAAGAATGTAATGCAGTCATTCCCTGTTCCCTGACCCCTTGCCCCTATCACCTGACCCCATCCCATGCCACTCGCCATCGAAGACGATCCGCGGATTATCGAATTTGACGTCCGCACCGAT of the Pirellulales bacterium genome contains:
- the ndhC gene encoding NADH-quinone oxidoreductase subunit A is translated as MLTPVSIAGYILLFFGLGVVFLAVNLKIGEFLRPSLPSREKQEIYECGEPAIGSSFVQFDLRFYVVALLFIIFDVEVAFFFPWATVFGKASNLANPQLPVVMQSGDTLSLTPAAQGILTELGANRFSLTPPLGGNLAAATAQIKQSASQLSFLSLCDILVFFAVLMVGFAYVWRLGDLDWVRAVSQARKEAATELSLGSRGSARSILDREPAISP
- a CDS encoding NADH-quinone oxidoreductase subunit C → MRGTTFFDRLKNRFGEAITGANLDAIDPWIEVSPAGLVPLCLYLKSEPDLRFDMLSCITGVDYFEPDPKKAAKVTWQPHLEVVYHLWSVPNRVSLVLKVMLPRWKNDIPGELPECPSVSGVWATADWHEREVYDLSGVQFTDHPNLRRILCPEDWEGYPLRKDYEMPLEYHGIRGR